aCATGTGAAATGGTTttatgttttattaagtgtttcaGGAGCATATATACCCTTAAGGACATATTCCTCTCATAATTAAATGAGGTCTacatcataattaaatttttataaatatatgatGAATtagaatattttataatttttcacatCACATGTAAAAAGTGTGTATACATAActtatatgaaattttatatttttataaaattatcataattttattaagaatacatcatatttattaataatgataattttattaagaaGTGTATCATATTTATTAATATACCTCTACTGTTTAAAAATTaagttaattcaatcattttgctttttgattttttgaacaatttaattttttcatctattttttcattaattaattgttaaaggcattaaaaaaaaatctagaatgcatataaaatttttaaaatgcacTATTAATAGTGTTTTAAAAAACGTTTTGgggttttttttaaaaaaaattggaaaaaaaaatggtTTAAAATGtctctttaaataattatttttccaggataattttttttaaatggtgATATCTTAAAAATTTTacatgtattttaaatttttaaaaattttacacacattttaaattttttaacttCTTTTAATGGTTAACTAACAAAAAATGTTCATATCAAGTACTGCTGTGCATGGCGTTGATGGATCCTTGAGGTGATTCCTTTCCTCAATGTGTCTTTCTCATATGAATATTGGCcgctttctgatttttttttttctttttttgaacaAATACACTCCATTAAACAGAATGGTCAGCAAACAAAAGAGCCTGCAAAGTTGCAGGAGAATACAAGAACCAGCTATTTTTCACATTCATTTTTGACATTTTCAGCTGCTTTCTACTTTCTGAGATTTCAGTCACCTTATGAAAGTTCATCTGGAGCCAGAACAACCTTGTACAAGAAAATCAAATAACCGACAACCACCTGATACAAAGTCCTGACCAAAGCAACATTTGTCAAAAGTTTTTAGTTAACCTCtcaactgagttttcaagaaaTTATCAAGTTGAAGGCTTCAGGTGATTCCTTTGCCACAGCTTGCCAATACATTTTTTGCGAATCAAATAATGTAACTCGTCAAGGACAGCTCATGGAGCTCACTTAACATCCACTCCTCCCCAGTTTGACCACTAAGGACTATAGCCCTCGTCCCTCCGACAACACAGGTACTGTGTCCCCAAGCAAATCTTGGGGGTCTCCCAGGTACATTTAGAATCCTCCATGTTGGTTTCTCATCTGTTGGGTCAAGGAGGTACAGTTGCGAAGCAGAATGAAGACCAGCAACAGAACCACCAAAGATTACGATTCTACCCCCTGGAAGACTCACAGCTACATGATCAAGCCTTGGAGGAGGAGCTACACCCCCAGGGTTTCCAGAACCTGGCATTCCACTCCCAGTTACACACCTCCAACATGGTTCCTCCTCACTTAGATCCATAGTGAAAACGTCACTCGAACGAAATCGAAGGGGCCCACTTTTGGCCAAACCCCCAAACATCAATATTTTCCTTCCACCATAAACTGAAAGAGTGTGACCTAGCCGAGAAGGCGGGGCCCATGCTACTGGAATCTCCCTCCAAACAGGTTTTTCCATTGATAGATCAAGCAGAAATGTATCACTAAGAAGTACTCCAGAATCTGCACACCCGCCAGAGACTATCAACTTGGTGCCATCAAGAGTGCAGGAACTATGCCATGATCGTGGGAGTGGTGGAGCCAATCCAGAAATCTCACGCCATGTTGGAGGTTTAGCATCCAAATCCAAAACAAAGACATCATTAAGTAAGCCTTGCCTTCCACAACCTCCAAAGACTACCAAACGAGACCCGTTAACACAAGAAAGAGTATGACCCCACCGTCCAGGAGGAGGGGAGCTCACTTGGACATGTTGCCACTCAGGATTGCTGGAGTTCAAATCCATCACAAAGGTGTCATTCATTGGTTGCATGTTAACACCCTCCCCTCCAAAAAGGACGATTCGATTCCCTACTGCACAAGCACTAAAATTGCACCTTGAGGGTTCAACTGCACCTCCAACAGTTAGCTTTCTCCAGGCTGCTGCTTCAAGAGTAGTTAATTCTCTTGCAAGGCGACCCCATCCAAGTCTCTTTGCACCAGGCACAGTCTCTATAGCACGAGTAGTTTCACTACCCCAAGCATTCTGGCAAACCATTCTCCAAAGCTCCTCATTCTTAGTCAGCTCATAGAGTCGCGTACAGACTGAACCTACAGATGCAATGTCTCTTGGTGTCAAACGTGAAAGTATTTTGATAGACAGCACCTCATCACTCAATTGCAGTATCCCACAAACCCCGCGATAAACACTGCAGTCCCGTACTGGGATAGGACAATAAGTAGAAAAACCAGAACGAAATCGATCAGCTGATTTTGCATGCTCCTTTAATGAAGAACCCGGCACAGGACTTAGATCAATAGTTGCTTCTGTGAAGAATTGGATTCCAATAACATGAGTTATTGTTTCATCATCTCCATATATTGGAGTAAGCTGCAACCTGTTCATTAGAGGAGATCCATCTTTTCTGAAGTTCAATAATTCACCTTGAAATTCAATGCCCTCCTCAAGGTGTTTTCTTATTTCTGCAACCACTGTTGAATCCACCGATGAATGCCTTCTTTTGGCAAATGGACCTCTACATTGCAAGAAGCGGCTGTTGaaacaaaaaaggaaaaaaaaaaattagcaccTAAGCTGTGATGAACAAGGATATTCAAGTTCTTTTGGCAAATGGACCTCTACATAGCAAGAAGTggctgttgaaaaaaaaaaaaaatagcacctAAGCTGTGATGAACAAGAATATTCAAGATCATAAAAGCTACCAGtaatagatagatagatagatataaAAGGGGGGGATGGACATTGTTAAGAGAGAAATACAGAAAAAGTACAATTACATGCATTCCTACAAAGTAATCCGCCACGGACTAGAAAGATCCATACAAAATATATACACACCCAGACTAACTTATAGTCATCAAACAATGCACAATTCTGAAAACGAAAAACACAGATATGAATACACTACATGCATATCATTTCAATAACTCTCATaaagtaaataataatatttatgaatACAATGATAATAAAACAACAGAATATTGTACAAagcaaaagggaaaaaaaaaaaaggaaaaaaagaaagaagaagaagatacatgtatatatatatatgaaaagccTTCATAACTAGAGCTAGAAAAAGGAACCATAATTTAGAAGAGTCCAAAGCTCTGTTAAGCCAGCCATGAAAACCCTGAAATCTGTACATTCCTAGTCCATTTTAATACTCTTTACTACTTAATGTTAAGTTAGAAGCAATAAATTACAAAACAGCTCAGAAACTTACTGATTAGAACACACAATAATGACAACAAATGTATAGAGCCCTAAGCCCCTCAATCAAAACATTAATATAGACCCTGAACAGGAAGGGAAGAAAAGTGTAATAATTTTCTGATGTTTCTTTTGATTTGTAGGAGTTTTAACCTTGCAATAGGCTCCGGTTTGAGGCTTCCAACTTCCAAGCATAAACTTTATGAAGAAAAAGCTACAGGAAAGAACTAACTACAGGTCTCTAAAGGAAAGAACTAACTACAGGTCTCTCTTTGAAGGATCGTAATTGTTGAATTTTCTGAACTTAATGCGAATCCTATTTCTGCTGGTGCTAAGGTATTAATACAAAATAACTGATACATTGACCCTGTTAATTAAACTTTTCAAACTTAAAATACAGAATTTAGTACTTAATTACAATACCTTCAAATTTTTAAGAAAACTAAATATCATCACAGACATTACAATATCTGTAATGGCAATTGCATTATGTAATAGATGTGCTGTCAGAACTGTTGTTTTTCGTAATCTTGAAAACAAATTTATAGAGCCCCTTAGTCAAAACATCTAATAAATACCCTGAACAGAAAGGGAAGAAAAGTTTAATAATTTTCTCATGTTTCTTTTGATTTGTAGGAGTTTTAGGCTTGCAATAGGTTGCAAGTTTGAGGCTTCGAAGCATACACTTTATGAAGAAAAAGCTAAAGGAAAGAACTAACTCCAAGTCTCTTTTTCAAGGACCGTAATTGTACAACTTTCTGAACTTGATGCAAATCCTATTTATGCCAGTGCTAAGGCATTAATACACATTAATTAACTGACATATTGAACCTGTTATTTAATCCTTTCAAACTTAAAATACAGAATATAGTACTTAATAACAATATGTTCAGATTTTTAAGAAAACTAAATATCACCATAGACATTACAATATCTGTAATGGCAATTGCATTATGTAATAGATGTGCTGTCAGAATTGTTGTTTTTGGTAATCTCCCAGTTGTAGCCCGTACAATTGTAGGAGTTCAATGATAACAAGGGGCACATTTGGTTCACTTCTAAAATAGGATTGGAAATGGTTGTTTCCTATTCCAAGATTCttgttccaatttcatttttttagataatcaaatataatttaatggaagttctaaaatttatacttaaggGCCCTGCTTGTTTCATGGAAAAATATCTTCATACATAACATTTTCCACATTTCTAGTATTTGAGGCACTTCAAAGATTGGTAAGTGAAAAATGTTTTCCTAACAAGAAAACTAAGCCATTTTCCAGACTATTAGCAACTCACAAATCACAAAAAGACAATAATGTATAAGGAAACTATAAAAGCACATGTTGACTAGTCCACAAACCACTGCTAATTGCCTATGACAAGCACAACCTTTTCTTTTTGTTCAGTTTTCTCTCATATAAACTATCAATAGAAAAATATGGCATTCATGTAGATCCCAATATTTTCAGTCATTTGTTAAACAAAATCCATTTGATTTTTAATGTTGTTAATAAACAACAGAAAAAATAAGTGATTTTTCCAGAAAATGTTTTCCTTGTAAAATATTTTCCACAAAGAGACCATAGCCTAAAATTGAAGATTTTTTTTCACCTCAATTAAAGTTattcaaatataaaaatataatggaACATCAAAGATCAACGTTTACTCCTAGTCGTCCATGGATACAACATATATCTTGCTGAAAACAAGAAGGTAAACAATACACATACAATAAATAGTAAAGCTGCATGTATTTCTTTTCAAGTAAAAACGTGAATATAAATTCTCAAGCAAGGTGCAGGTTGGTTTAATTGCCAAATTAAACCAAACTAGAAAACCAATGCTGTTTTTTCACTATCATAGCCCAATATTGAAACAAACCTAAGAAGTGGAATGACTCAATTTTctgctttattttgattaaacTAGTTGAGAAACTCCAAAAATTCACCATTGAATGCATACCCTCCTAACATACATGGGCATCTTTCTTATAGAATGCAATGTTGCCAGATGTAAACAATACACCATTTAATCTCCATTAAAGCCTTAGATGGGAAAGACTGATGGCTCAAAAGGATTTAATGAATTGAGGGAGAAAAGATTGAAGTATAGCATCAACCCTGCATTTGGCACTATCCATTTATGAGAACTGGTTACAAATAAGGATCTTTGCTTTGCTACACTTTATTATGGTAGCCAAAACTAAAATGATTCAAGCCAACATGATAAAGTCACAGGATTATTTCCTTAAGCCTCTTCAAACTAAATGGCAAGATAAACATATAGAATTCACGTAGTTTTGATGAATACCAGAATAACATAGAAGAAAAGGGCAAATTCCGGCATGCTCTATAATGAATCCTAAAAATATTCTCTGATCTACTTTTGCATTAATTTGAAGGTAAATCATGACCTCAAACCAATAATCAATACCCAATTCATCATGCTTCACATTCACCACAAGATGGTACTTCATAATAATAGATGAGAGGGGAAAGAAATATAATTGCAATCAAGATTCTAGACGCTAAAATGTCACAAAAATCCAAAGAATATCTATGTTGTACTGTACATTGAAAAAAAAAGTAAACAACTCCTTAATATAAAATACCAGCTATCTTTTCCTCAAAAATTCACACTATTCTCTTCTTCAAACTTGTGCAGCACAGCCCTTGTTTACCTATGCTCTAAATCACTAACACATTCTCTAAAAGTCCAGTACCAGAACCCATGAGCCTGCAAGTCAATAATCCCCAAAAGTAGCTTCATTCAGTTACTATTTGCTGGAATAATCTGCCCATAACTTGAGTGTTTCTCCATGCATAATCACATACCTTTTCCTTACCCTCAAGCATCTCTAAACCCAAATATTCCCTAGCATTTATTCCCCTCACCTTTTCTGGTAAATTTTCATCCACAATTGGGCTCACAGTTAACAGGTTCTGATTAATTTAACTTGCTATGCATTCAATGTTCCACTAAGAAACAAACATCTTTGATTTCCAAATTAGCCTAACAAATATTAAACCTCTTCAAGTACATTTCACAAACTACAAAAATCAGTGCTTTTCATGAGCATCAACAGGCAGATTTCTCAAACATGCCATAAATTATAGCTCAGTTCGTGTTAGCAAACAAATGGATTTTTCATACATGTTTGTGTATGTCACAACACAAATGACAAGGAAATTTGGCCCCTAATAAAAATGCCTAAACTCAAGAAAACTAATGACTTAGCTTGTGCTGTGAACGAACTAACAACAacacaaaagaagaaaaaggcCAAAAAGTTGCCAGCTTCTTGAACTAATTGAAGCAAGCATCTGTTTTAGAGATTTCAGAAATGAGAAAACCCAAATTTTCAGTAGGGGCTTTGATGGCCTGAGATAATGCAAgccatatttataaaatattaagaagTATTTAAAATTATCCTATTCCTTTCTTCTAGTTACCAGAGTCTAAGCTCGCCTACATCAGTTAGCAAAACATTAACTCTACAATATTCATTCCTACACTAAACACAAAAACCCTACATCTGAAACCCAGGAGCCCCCTGAAATATGTTGAAGCAGCTAGCATTcgtttcctaaaaaaaaaaacccagaaCAGAAGTGGGTTTTCAAGAACCAACGCAAAAAACAAACTAAGAAACTTAAAAAAGCAATCACATCATCAAAATGAGCCATTTCTCACCCAATTAGGAAAACCCTACACTTGAATAAGCTATCTCCTAATACCCAAAAATTCAAGGGAGAGCGAAAAAAAGGAACGCTAACCAGTTACGCCCAAGCACTTCCTCAGCTCGATAGCCAGTAGCCATCTCAAAAACAGTGTTGACATAGATAATAGGATGGTCAGGCTCTAGCGCATCAGTGACAATGAACCCACAAGGCGCCGTTTGGAGCAAATTCTCAACAGGGAAAGGGAGCGGACCAGCAGCACCACCAGAATCAGCATCATCGTTAAGCGTGAATCCGTCATCCTCGTCCCCACTGAGATCCGAATTACTATCCCACTCCATTACGAGAATCGAGGCAAAAGGGAAAAAATAATCTAACCCATGAATGAAAGAAGCAAAAACTGACAAAAAGAAGAAAAGGGTTGGAAGAGAATTACAAGGATCAAAATGGATTTTACAGAGGAGGGAGTGCGAAACAGTTAGTTGTGTCCAAAGTGCAAAGGAAATCAAGATGGCGAGACAACGAGTGGCGGGCAATGTTTGACAACATAGCTatttttagagagagagagagagagagagagcgggTCACAAATTCGCCTATGGCTTGAGTTAAATTCGAGTTGAAATTTAAAGCCTCTTTATGGAAATAAAAGTTCGATAAGGAAAAATGATtggaattataaaaaataaatttatatcaatttataagagaaagaaaattattatttttttatagattttttttcatatggaaaaaagaaaagaaattagtgaattatgtattttgtatattttaataaaaagaaaaataaagaaagaaaattattatatttttaatatcatggtaatttaataataattattaaattataatgatcataaattttatgtatatatctataataaaattaatttatgaatgagTTGGCTCACTAACTCATAAACGAGTCGACTCACAACAATATAATATGTATATCTCGATAAAATTTTTAAGATATAAATTATAAACATGAGTAAATTATATGTGCCAAATCGAAGTGTGCAGAACATAAGTCACAATGCCCAGTTTTAATCGTCCGAATAAGCTACTAGTTGACTGAAATCAAGCTGAAAGCGTCTGTATTTCTCTCTCCTCCGGCATTGATTTTCGGTGCTGTTGTTTGGGAATGGAAACCTAAGGGAAAGGGAATACAGCGTTGGCATAAGTAGGACCATTCGAAATCCGAAACGTCGAATTTTGGCTAAAAAAAGTAGTGCGATTTCTCCTTTCTCTCCCCTCGATTCAAGTTGTTGCCATCACCATTTAACGCCTCACTCACCTCTGTTTGTATCATCAGACATTGAGATTGCCAGTGGAGGAGGCACAATGTGTGGCTATTTTGGGTGGTTGCcgtaaaaagaaagaaagagaggggGGAACTGTCAAGGAAAATGGGAGTGAGAGCGAAGGAGGTGGGGAAGGGAAGGGACAAGCGGGgtatttcaattttttattttttaagatgaTAATAATAAAAACGAAAGGCCGACAGTAACCTTCAAACGTGTTGTAAGGGAAATAGTGCTATGGAGAGGAGGAAGTGTACAAAGGATGCGAAAAGAGTTGtgctaatattaataatatatcacTATTAATTATTTAACACTGAATATATTAATAggcttaaaatttaaattaatgctcatacaatatataattttaaaaaaaaataaattattatattttaaaaaaatttattttataattttattgtagATGTGACAAAATTTTCCAACATGGATATgaaaacattttaaatatttatatattatgtttcactaattaaattacaatattaattactgataaaattttattttttggttaagtaattaaattaatattttattttatatatatataaaataaatacgttGAGATAAAACTTTTATAATAAGAATGGGATTGAGAAACCAACTCCAAAACCCTTATCCTCTCCCTCCAATTAGGGCTGAGAGAtttcggtttaaactgaaaaatcaaatcgaaccaagtcaatttggttcaatcagttcaattttaaatttaatcagttcgattcggttttacattataaatatttcagttatttcagttcggttaggttttgaagagaaaaaaatcggttaaaccgagCCGAACCGAATAGTACTTTATATGTTCAAAttgaatcaaatcgaaccgaatcaatttttgaattgatttatttttatgagaaatttatgaattatatttaattttatatatattaattacttaatttcattgactaatggttattaggttcaaaccaatgttaaaattagaccaaataacttgaaaataaagtctaaattaaaaaatcaatcaaaaatcaaaactgaTCGATTTAAACCGAACTGAACCCAAATAGAATGgttcaattcgattcgattttttacctatttcgattcggttcgatttctaaaatatataattcgtttttttataatttaattcaattcgattcaatttgaaccgaatgctcacccctacctccaatgtaacaccctcactgtatccattccgtacattctactgtttcgatgactggtgtcggtcaggacagctagaacgtttagaaaaatatttaaactaaagtgaggaaccataattaactcaaatattaacaagaaaaatgtagaaaaattttagaaataaaatacaaccaagttcagTGAGCCAGTgctttagcgatgggtaacccaatgggaagttgcggtcctcgtaaCTAGTAGCCttagacctgggagaaaatttataaaatagtttttgggactccagagaagagtcattgaggtttct
Above is a genomic segment from Hevea brasiliensis isolate MT/VB/25A 57/8 chromosome 17, ASM3005281v1, whole genome shotgun sequence containing:
- the LOC110648409 gene encoding adagio protein 1, which translates into the protein MEWDSNSDLSGDEDDGFTLNDDADSGGAAGPLPFPVENLLQTAPCGFIVTDALEPDHPIIYVNTVFEMATGYRAEEVLGRNCRFLQCRGPFAKRRHSSVDSTVVAEIRKHLEEGIEFQGELLNFRKDGSPLMNRLQLTPIYGDDETITHVIGIQFFTEATIDLSPVPGSSLKEHAKSADRFRSGFSTYCPIPVRDCSVYRGVCGILQLSDEVLSIKILSRLTPRDIASVGSVCTRLYELTKNEELWRMVCQNAWGSETTRAIETVPGAKRLGWGRLARELTTLEAAAWRKLTVGGAVEPSRCNFSACAVGNRIVLFGGEGVNMQPMNDTFVMDLNSSNPEWQHVQVSSPPPGRWGHTLSCVNGSRLVVFGGCGRQGLLNDVFVLDLDAKPPTWREISGLAPPLPRSWHSSCTLDGTKLIVSGGCADSGVLLSDTFLLDLSMEKPVWREIPVAWAPPSRLGHTLSVYGGRKILMFGGLAKSGPLRFRSSDVFTMDLSEEEPCWRCVTGSGMPGSGNPGGVAPPPRLDHVAVSLPGGRIVIFGGSVAGLHSASQLYLLDPTDEKPTWRILNVPGRPPRFAWGHSTCVVGGTRAIVLSGQTGEEWMLSELHELSLTSYII